In Shewanella glacialimarina, the genomic stretch CGCTGATATAAAAACTATCACGGCAATTGGGCCTTTCACGAGAACTACTCATAACAACAGGAGTATCGTTTGGTAATCCCGCAACGACTTGCTTATGGTATCCCATGGCGTAAACCGCTGTTATTTTAGTGTTTTTTGTCCACTTGATATTCCATACCGAAGGTTCATAAGCACCTAAAATTAGCGCAACTGGTACATTGGGAGAGTTTATCGCAACATCAAAAACCGTTGTCATATGACCACTTTCATCAGTCTGATAATTGGTTTTATAGCCGCTGTAAGCGCCACCAGCATAAACCGCTACATTTTCAGGAAAGGTAAGGTTTAAAAAATCGCATTTTTTTTCAACTTCAAAGCTATCAACTTTAGGCAGATGCGTGAATGTGGTATTGGTAGCCTCGATTCTCTCAGGTGTAAAACTTAACTGCTCAATTCTTGCAGAATAAACAACGACTAAACAATCTACATTCGCCTGGCAATTATGATTTCTTTTTCTTATCCATTTTTGTTGATTATTGATCAAGTCAGATTTTTCAGCATTTTGTAATACTGCTAACTGTGCTGAATAATATTGAGATAATTGCTCGTCTAATAAATTTAACGCTTTGCTTGAGCAAATTGCCTGCTCAGTTAAATTTAATTTACCAGCACAATCATAACTGGCTGCGTTAACCTCAAACGATAAAACGAGAATGGATAACAGCTTAAAATAACTCAGTTTCATATGTGCCACGTCCTTGATGTGCAAATATTGCGCCCTCATAAAAGGCAAAAATAGCTCAAAATGTACAATGCGTGATATTAACACCATGCATCTTATCACCACCAACTACCTGATAGAAGACAATATTATTCTCAGTCAAATGACTGAACACATCGGATATGGACTGGATCGGCATAGCTAATTCATAACCACATTCTAAGGATAAGATATGTTTTGAGTGGGTATGAGCAACAAACGATAAAAGGATTTTAAGATCAACCCATAGGAATGACCATGCTTAATGTCCACCGAAAGATCCCATATATCGCCATATTCTTTTTTATAAATAACAATCTGGTCACATATACGTAACTAAGTTTATGTCATACTCCAGCCGCTTTAACAAAACTCAAATGGATTTGAATGGGGTCGGACTTTCGTGGTGTTTTCTAAGGAAATCATTATTGAGAATTTCCATGAAAAACTGCTATGAAAGTCCTCAATAATAATAAATATTAAAGAGAGTTATGTTGATGATTAAATCCACTATAGCACTAAAAACAGCAGTAACACTGGCACTCGCAGGCCTAGCATTCAATGCCAGTGCCAATCTCATGATAAGCGAAGTGCTCTACGATGCACCCAATAATGATAGCCTTGAAGAATTTGTCGAGCTCTACAACGCCAGTTGCAGCAGCATCGACTTAAGCCAATATAGCATCAGCGACAATGGCGCAAGTTTAGCATTAAGCGGCACCTTGGCGTCGGGGCAATACTTTACGATAGCCAAAAACGCTGCGGGTTTTAACAGCCTGTTCTCCCGCCAAGCCGATTTAGCGCCTATGCCTTTATCTTTAGGTAACTCAGGGGATTACGTTAAGTTGCTCAAGGGTACTCAAGACGTTGATGTCGTCGCTTGGGAAGGTGGTTTAAGTGGTTGGACACTTAATGCCACTAACGTGTCTGTGGTGCGCAGCACCAGTACCAACACCAAAAGCCAAGCTGATTGGAGTGTGGGCAGCAATGCAGGCAATCCAGGTGTAGGCAGCTTAACCACTAGCTGTGGCACGCCGCCAGCACCAACGGAAAACTTACTCGAAAATGGCCAAGCCAAGACAAGCCTAAGCGCCAGCACAGGGCAAACATTGAAGTTTGTCGCCGATATTCCAGCTGGGGCAACTGGGCTTAGTTTTAAAATGAGTGGCGGTAGTGGTGATGCGGATCTTTATGTGCGCCAGGGCAGTGAGCCAACGGCAAGCGTATTTGATTGTCGCCCATACTTAACTGGTAATAATGAAGAATGCCCTATTGCTACAGCAGTAGCAGGTCGTTATTTTGTCAACATCACAGCCTATCAAGGCTTTAGCGCTACGAGCTTAGTGGCTAACTATACTTCTGCCACATCGGGCGGCGGTACAGAAAACCCTGGTGATTATGCCTTCGATACCTATTATGCCAACACGAACGGTAAAACAGGCGCCGCGTTAAAGGCGAGTCTAAACCTTATCATTCGCGATCATACCCGCTTTACCTATGATCAAGTGTGGGATGGCCTTAACTATGCAGATGAAGATCCAAGCAACACTAATAATGTGATCTTACTCTATACCAATCGCTCTGAGCCTAAAACAAACCGTGCCGGTATGAGCAGTTCTTTAGATGCGTGGAATCGTGAACATGTATGGGCTAAAAGCCATGGCTTCCCTAGCAGCGGACAACATGCCTATACCGACTTACACCATTTGCGTCCTGCCGATGTGACTGTTAATAGCAGTCGTGGTAATAAAGATTTTGCCTTAGGTGGGTCGCCATTAACTGAAGCGCCAGATAACAAAACAGATGCGGATAGTTTCGAGCCTGCAAACATGGTTAAAGGTGATGTCGCGCGCATGGTGTTTTATATGGATGTGCGTTATGAAGGCGGCGATAACAGTGGTACACCTAACCTTACTGTAGCCAAAGGGGTTACCGGTACTGGTGAGGCACTATTGGGTGATTTATGCACCTTGCTTAGCTGGCACATTCAAGATCCTGTGAGTGATTGGGAGCGTCGTCGTAATAACCGTGTGTATGAATGGCAATTGAACCGTAACCCCTTCATCGATAACCCAATGTGGGCCGAGGATCTTTATAGCAGCTCATGTAATTAATCGAACTCGTCAATAAAACAGACCCAGCCCAGGCTGGGTTTTTTATTGAATCACTTTTTTACACCTAATATTTTTATTACTTCGATTTAGCCTCATTGATGACTCCAAGAAAATATACTCATTATAAAAACAACAAATAGATGTAACAGTCATATTTTAAACAATTCGGACATCATTTACATTGAGGCCATCGAGAACATGCTGTGAGCTTGGCATAGATGTCAAGCTAGCTTTCTTTGGGATAAGGACAGCACATCGAAAGCGTTAGGGATTTTCAGCAATGGCCGTAGCAGGAAGGAATCCAATGAAGTTAATGTTGACTATCAACGGGTAAGGCAAAAAAATTATAGTCAGTTTTTAATTCAAAAAAAAGCGAACCCTGAGGTTCGCTTTGCTTATTAAATATAGCTGAATTACTTGTGGTATTTGCCCGACAACTCAGTCACTGACTTAATAAATGCACCCGCATGTTCTGGATCAACATGTTGATGAATGCCATGGCCTAAGTTAAATACATGACCACTACCTTCACCGTAAGACGCTAAGATTTGCTCAACTTCTTGACGAATACGCTCAGGTGAAGCGTAAAGTACTGATGGGTCCATATTGCCTTGTAAAGCCACTTTGTGCCCTACGCGACGACGTGCATCACCAATATCTACGGTCCAATCTAAACCTAGAGCATCACAGCCGGTTTCAGCCATTGCCTCTAACCATAAACCGCCGCCTTTAGTGAATAAAGTCACTGGTACTGTGCGGCCTTCGGCTTCGCGAGTTAACCCATCAACGATTTTTTGCATATAACTCAACGAGAACTCACGGTAAGCATGGTGAGATAACGCACCGCCCCATGAATCGAAAATCATTAACGATTGAGCACCGTTGGCCACTTGCGCGTTGAGATATAAAATAACTGAATCAGCTAGTTTATCTAACAACATGTGTAAAGTTGCAGGCTCTTCATATGCCATTTTCTTTATTTTTTCAAAGGTCTTGCTTGAACCGCCTTCGACCATATAAGTGGCTAAAGTCCAAGGTGAACCCGAAAAACCAATTAACGGTACGTCACCGTTTAATTCGCGACGAATGGTTTTTACAGCACGCATTACATAGCCTAATTCATCTTCTGGATCTGGCACAGCAAGCTTTTTGATGGCATCGATGGTATCGGTAGGACGCTGAAAACGTGGACCTTCACCGGTTTCAAAATACAAACCTAAACCCATTGCATCAGGAATGGTCAAAATGTCAGAGAACAAAATAGCGGCATCTAAATCATAGCGACGTAATGGCTGTAAGGTCACTTCACATGCTAGATCTTGGTTCTTACAAAGAGACATAAAATCACCGGCTTCAGCACGAGTGGCTTTATATTCTGGAAGATAACGACCTGCTTGACGCATCATCCATACTGGCGTTCTGTCTACAGGTTGTTTTAATAAAGCACGTAAATAACGATCATTCTTTAGTTCTGCCATGGGGGCTATTTTCCTAGATAGTTATGAATTTTGCAGGTCGGTAGTTTAGCACTTACGCGATTAATGTAACCACTTATGCGATATTTATGTGAGCTATTACTAAATCTGTATTCAAAAATCTGAAAACGCCTCAATCTTTGTTCACAAAAACAGCAACAATATTGTTAGTACCCCATAAAGTAGATTATTAGTTGCACCATTGGTGAGTGTTTGGTATAAAAAGTACGCGCTAGCAAGAACAATCAAGAAGCACGATATATCGAGCCCTTAAATGCTTATTTACCCAGTGATAGTTATCTATCACTGGGTTTTTTATTTTAAATTCTTTAGTAATTTATTAAGGCTGGTTTGTCCATTGATAAATAAAGCATAAAACAGTTGATCAACTACGTACTTGTCAAATACAGTGGTTGAAATTGATCGGTTGAACGTCAGGAATACAAGTATGCTTATAAAATTAGAACAAGCTGAGCAACGTTGGGGCGGAGCTAACAAATTAGTCGACCAATGGCTGACTCACCGTCGTAAATTGCTGGTTAAATACTTTACCCTTGTTGGACTTTCACCTAATAAACAGGCAGAAAAAGGCCTACCTAGCATCAAAGATGTGAAGGATTTTTGTGAGCAGCTTGTAGATTACGTGTCTGAAGGACATTTTGAAGTATATGACAGAGTAGTGAGCGAATGTGCTACCCATGGTCAGGACAGCAAAGCGACCGCTCAAAACTTACTGCCTAAAATCAGTGAAAGTACCGATACTGCTCTCGATTTTAATGATAAATATACCGAATCTGAAGATGAAAATGTTCTTTACCAACTGGATAAAGACTTAGCACAACTTGCCCAAGCAATGGAATCACGGTTTGAATTTGAAGACGAATTATTAGAAATTCTTCATAGCCGCCACTCTTAAACTGCATAACTACATCTGATGCTAAATTTTTATACAATTTAAGCTCGTCATTGCTAATGATTACGCTAAGTACTACATTGCCTATCGGCCAAAAAATCAACCCATGATGACTTCTCATGGGTTGATTTTTTCATGTTGTACAACTTGCCGTTACTGCCTTTTATGCCAATTTTCTGGTAGCTCTACCTGCTCCCAAAG encodes the following:
- a CDS encoding lysozyme inhibitor LprI family protein, which encodes MKLSYFKLLSILVLSFEVNAASYDCAGKLNLTEQAICSSKALNLLDEQLSQYYSAQLAVLQNAEKSDLINNQQKWIRKRNHNCQANVDCLVVVYSARIEQLSFTPERIEATNTTFTHLPKVDSFEVEKKCDFLNLTFPENVAVYAGGAYSGYKTNYQTDESGHMTTVFDVAINSPNVPVALILGAYEPSVWNIKWTKNTKITAVYAMGYHKQVVAGLPNDTPVVMSSSRERPNCRDSFYISAKTLDKINPLSMKLFNKKVSLVTFAKSGKLGFGDAFNQRTEFFTNAANTLHNHVDQSLPLAGKAGIDELLARGDIRSYNNKDIEKWVKLKSNQLNEDLPPVSGIDISSRYKPKYIGVGYVILKK
- a CDS encoding endonuclease, with protein sequence MLMIKSTIALKTAVTLALAGLAFNASANLMISEVLYDAPNNDSLEEFVELYNASCSSIDLSQYSISDNGASLALSGTLASGQYFTIAKNAAGFNSLFSRQADLAPMPLSLGNSGDYVKLLKGTQDVDVVAWEGGLSGWTLNATNVSVVRSTSTNTKSQADWSVGSNAGNPGVGSLTTSCGTPPAPTENLLENGQAKTSLSASTGQTLKFVADIPAGATGLSFKMSGGSGDADLYVRQGSEPTASVFDCRPYLTGNNEECPIATAVAGRYFVNITAYQGFSATSLVANYTSATSGGGTENPGDYAFDTYYANTNGKTGAALKASLNLIIRDHTRFTYDQVWDGLNYADEDPSNTNNVILLYTNRSEPKTNRAGMSSSLDAWNREHVWAKSHGFPSSGQHAYTDLHHLRPADVTVNSSRGNKDFALGGSPLTEAPDNKTDADSFEPANMVKGDVARMVFYMDVRYEGGDNSGTPNLTVAKGVTGTGEALLGDLCTLLSWHIQDPVSDWERRRNNRVYEWQLNRNPFIDNPMWAEDLYSSSCN
- the hemE gene encoding uroporphyrinogen decarboxylase, which gives rise to MAELKNDRYLRALLKQPVDRTPVWMMRQAGRYLPEYKATRAEAGDFMSLCKNQDLACEVTLQPLRRYDLDAAILFSDILTIPDAMGLGLYFETGEGPRFQRPTDTIDAIKKLAVPDPEDELGYVMRAVKTIRRELNGDVPLIGFSGSPWTLATYMVEGGSSKTFEKIKKMAYEEPATLHMLLDKLADSVILYLNAQVANGAQSLMIFDSWGGALSHHAYREFSLSYMQKIVDGLTREAEGRTVPVTLFTKGGGLWLEAMAETGCDALGLDWTVDIGDARRRVGHKVALQGNMDPSVLYASPERIRQEVEQILASYGEGSGHVFNLGHGIHQHVDPEHAGAFIKSVTELSGKYHK
- the rsd gene encoding sigma D regulator, which encodes MLIKLEQAEQRWGGANKLVDQWLTHRRKLLVKYFTLVGLSPNKQAEKGLPSIKDVKDFCEQLVDYVSEGHFEVYDRVVSECATHGQDSKATAQNLLPKISESTDTALDFNDKYTESEDENVLYQLDKDLAQLAQAMESRFEFEDELLEILHSRHS